A region from the Xiphias gladius isolate SHS-SW01 ecotype Sanya breed wild chromosome 20, ASM1685928v1, whole genome shotgun sequence genome encodes:
- the hspa5 gene encoding endoplasmic reticulum chaperone BiP, whose translation MKLLWVVMLVAGTVVADDDDKKENVGTVVGIDLGTTYSCVGVFKNGRVEIIANDQGNRITPSYVAFTSEGERLIGDAAKNQLTSNPENTVFDAKRLIGRTWGDSSVQQDIKYLPFKVNEKKSKPHIQVDIGGGQMKTFAPEEISAMVLTKMKETAEAYLGKKVTHAVVTVPAYFNDAQRQATKDAGTIAGLNVMRIINEPTAAAIAYGLDKRDGEKNILVFDLGGGTFDVSLLTIDNGVFEVVATNGDTHLGGEDFDQRVMEHFIKLYKKKTGKDVRKDNRAVQKLRREVEKAKRALSAQHQARIEIESFFEGEDFSETLTRAKFEELNMDLFRSTMKPVQKVLEDADLKKSDIDEIVLVGGSTRIPKIQQLVKEFFNGKEPSRGINPDEAVAYGAAVQAGVLSGEEDTGDVVLLDVCPLTLGIETVGGVMTKLIPRNTVVPTKKSQIFSTASDNQPTVTIKVYEGERPLTKDNHLLGTFDLTGIPPAPRGVPQIEVTFEIDVNGILRVTAEDKGTGNKNKITITNDQNRLTPEDIERMVNDAERFADEDKKLKERIDARNELESYAYSLKNQIGDKEKLGGKLSDEDKETIEKAVEEKIEWMESHQDAELEDFQAKKKELEEVVQPIISKLYGSAGAPPPEGADSEQDEKDEL comes from the exons atgaaGCTGTTGTGGGTTGTGATGCTGGTGGCCGGCACTGTGGTTGCCGATGACGACGACAAGAAGGAGAATGTGGGGACTGTAGTTGGAATCGACCTGGGGACCACTTACTCATG TGTTGGAGTGTTCAAGAATGGTCGTGTGGAGATCATTGCCAATGACCAGGGTAACCGCATCACCCCATCATATGTGGCCTTCACCAGTGAGGGTGAACGTTTGATTGGTGATGCTGCCAAGAACCAGCTGACCTCTAACCCTGAGAACACCGTCTTTGATGCCAAGAGATTGATTGGCCGCACTTGGGGTGACTCCTCTGTGCAGCAGGACATCAAGTACCTGCCCTTCAAG GTCAATGAGAAGAAGAGCAAGCCCCATATCCAGGTTGACATTGGTGGTGGCCAGATGAAGACATTTGCTCCCGAGGAGATCTCCGCCATGGTGCTGACTAAGATGAAGGAGACTGCTGAGGCTTACCTGGGCAAGAAG GTCACACATGCTGTGGTCACTGTCCCTGCCTACTTCAACGATGCCCAGCGCCAGGCCACTAAGGATGCTGGAACCATTGCTGGTCTGAATGTTATGAGAATCATCAATGAGCC AACTGCTGCTGCCATTGCTTATGGTCTGGACAAGAGGGATGGCGAGAAGAACATTCTTGTGTTTGATCTGGGTGGTGGCACCTTCGATGTCTCCCTCCTGACCATTGACAATGGTGTGTTTGAAGTGGTGGCCACCAATGGTGACACTCACCTGGGAGGTGAAGACTTTGACCAGCGCGTCATGGAGCACTTCATCAAGCTGTACAAGAAGAAGACTGGCAAAGATGTGCGCAAAGACAACCGTGCTGTGCAGAAGTTGCGCCGTGAGGTTGAGAAAGCAAAGAGGGCACTGTCCGCCCAGCACCAGGCCCGCATTGAGATTGAGTCCTTCTTTGAGGGAGAAGACTTCTCTGAGACCCTGACCCGTGCTAAGTTTGAAGAGCTGAACATG gaCCTGTTCCGTTCCACCATGAAGCCTGTACAGAAGGTGCTGGAAGATGCTGACCTGAAGAAGTCTGACATTGATGAGATTGTCCTGGTTGGAGGCTCCACCCGTATCCCCAAAATCCAGCAGCTGGTGAAGGAGTTCTTCAATGGCAAAGAGCCCTCCAGAGGCATCAATCCTGATGAGGCTGTGGCATATGGAGCTGCCGTGCAGGCTGGAGTGCTCTCTGGAGAGGAGGACACCG GTGATGTGGTTCTTCTGGATGTGTGCCCCCTGACTCTTGGTATTGAGACCGTTGGAGGGGTAATGACCAAACTGATCCCCAGGAACACTGTGGTGCCCACCAAGAAATCCCAGATCTTTTCTACAGCCTCCGATAACCAGCCTACTGTCACCATTAAGGTCTATGAAG GTGAGCGTCCTCTGACAAAAGACAACCATCTGCTGGGCACCTTCGACCTGACTGGCATCCCTCCTGCCCCTCGTGGTGTACCACAGATTGAAGTCACCTTTGAGATTGATGTCAACGGTATTCTGCGTGTCACTGCTGAGGACAAGGGCACAGGCAACAAGAACAAGATCACAATCACAAATGACCAGAACCGCCTGACACCTGAGGATATTGAGCGCATGGTGAACGACGCTGAGCGCTTTGCTGATGAGGACAAGAAGCTGAAGGAGAGGATCGATGCCCGCAACGAGTTGGAGAGCTATGCCTACTCTCTGAAGAACCAGATCGGCGACAAGGAGAAACTTGGTGGCAAGCTGTCAGATGAAGATAAGGAAACCATTGAGAAGGCAGTTGAGGAGAAAATTGAGTGGATGGAGTCGCACCAAGATGCTGAGCTGGAAGACTTCCAGGCCAAGAAGAAGGAGCTGGAAGAGGTGGTTCAACCCATTATCAGCAAGCTTTACGGTAGTGCGGGTGCACCCCCACCTGAGGGTGCCGACAGTGAGCAAGATGAGAAGGATGAGTTGTAG
- the rabepk gene encoding rab9 effector protein with kelch motifs isoform X1 produces MTWIISLSSFNPEKQLHFTYEPLWIPSSYRDFYNHNMEFLPVLDPLDTPKEGIWYSLVPRGSAPGVTVGHTCTFTPSVGGKGRILIVGGANPSGSFSDSHIINLDNHEWDIPEWEGLEARYEHCSFVPESCPQSLWVFGGAQQSGNRGCIQNIQLTDSGSHWKDVSVNGKSPCPRTYHTNSACLGDRLYVFSGGEAGAAPVSDQKLHVFDTGSSTWSQPNTQGKQPPARHGHIIVSVGSKIYIHGGMAGDKFHSDMYSLDTGSMKWETVRAKGDMPPGVAAHSAVVLGKNIYIFGGMTADGASNSMYRFNTDKSRWILMKFEGDMPPNRLDHSMCLLPWKLCDEGQANSPAASETIHLAFVFGGMDTQGVIHNDCIVTVVT; encoded by the exons ATGACATGGATAATTAGTCTCTCCTCTTTCAACCCGGAAAAGCAG CTACATTTTACGTACGAACCTTTGTGGATACCGTCTTCTTATAGAGACTTTTACAATCATA ATATGGAGTTTCTCCCAGTACTTGACCCACTAGATACACCCAAAGAAGGAATATG GTATTCTTTGGTACCGAGGGGAAGTGCTCCGGGTGTAACTGTGGGTCACACCTGCACGTTTACTCCATCAgtaggaggaaaaggaagaatcCTCATCGTTGGAGGAGCCAACCCCAGTGGCAGTTTCTCTGATTCCCATATCATAAAtctag ATAATCATGAATGGGACATTCCAGAGTGGGAGGGTTTGGAGGCACGATATGAACACTGCAGCTTTGTGCCAGAGAGCTGCCCACAAAGCCTGTGGGTGTTTGGGGGCGCACAGCAGAGCGGCAATCGCGGATGTATCCAGAATATACAGCTAACAG ACAGTGGGTCTCACTGGAAGGATGTATCGGTAAACGGGAAGTCCCCCTGTCCCAGGACATACCACACCAACTCAGCCTGCCTTGGTGACAGACTGTATGTCTTTTCTGGTGGTGAAGCGGGAGCTGCACCTGTGTCAGACCAAAAACTTCATGTCTTCGATACAG GGTCTTCCACTTGGTCTCAACCGAACACACAAGGCAAACAGCCACCAGCCAGACACGGCCACATTATCGTATCAGTTGGTTCAAAGATCTACATTCATGGAGGCATGGCTGGAGACAAATTCCACAGTGATATGTACTCTCTCGACACAG GGAGCATGAAGTGGGAGACAGTACGGGCCAAAGGAGACATGCCACCAGGGGTAGCAGCCCACTCAGCTGTGGTGCTTGGCAAGAACATCTACATCTTTGGAGGGATGACTGCGGATGGAGCCAGCAACTCAATGTACAGATTCAACACTG ACAAAAGTAGATGGATCCTAATGAAATTTGAAGGAGATATGCCACCCAACCGCCTGGACCACTCCATGTGTTTACTGCCATGGAAGCTGTGTGACGAGGGGCAAGCCAACAGCCCAGCTGCCTCAGAGACAATACATCTGGCCTTTGTATTTGGAGGGATGGACACCCAGGGTGTCATACATAATGACTGTATTGTGACTGTGGTGACATGA
- the rabepk gene encoding rab9 effector protein with kelch motifs isoform X3, which translates to MEFLPVLDPLDTPKEGIWYSLVPRGSAPGVTVGHTCTFTPSVGGKGRILIVGGANPSGSFSDSHIINLDNHEWDIPEWEGLEARYEHCSFVPESCPQSLWVFGGAQQSGNRGCIQNIQLTDSGSHWKDVSVNGKSPCPRTYHTNSACLGDRLYVFSGGEAGAAPVSDQKLHVFDTGSSTWSQPNTQGKQPPARHGHIIVSVGSKIYIHGGMAGDKFHSDMYSLDTGSMKWETVRAKGDMPPGVAAHSAVVLGKNIYIFGGMTADGASNSMYRFNTDKSRWILMKFEGDMPPNRLDHSMCLLPWKLCDEGQANSPAASETIHLAFVFGGMDTQGVIHNDCIVTVVT; encoded by the exons ATGGAGTTTCTCCCAGTACTTGACCCACTAGATACACCCAAAGAAGGAATATG GTATTCTTTGGTACCGAGGGGAAGTGCTCCGGGTGTAACTGTGGGTCACACCTGCACGTTTACTCCATCAgtaggaggaaaaggaagaatcCTCATCGTTGGAGGAGCCAACCCCAGTGGCAGTTTCTCTGATTCCCATATCATAAAtctag ATAATCATGAATGGGACATTCCAGAGTGGGAGGGTTTGGAGGCACGATATGAACACTGCAGCTTTGTGCCAGAGAGCTGCCCACAAAGCCTGTGGGTGTTTGGGGGCGCACAGCAGAGCGGCAATCGCGGATGTATCCAGAATATACAGCTAACAG ACAGTGGGTCTCACTGGAAGGATGTATCGGTAAACGGGAAGTCCCCCTGTCCCAGGACATACCACACCAACTCAGCCTGCCTTGGTGACAGACTGTATGTCTTTTCTGGTGGTGAAGCGGGAGCTGCACCTGTGTCAGACCAAAAACTTCATGTCTTCGATACAG GGTCTTCCACTTGGTCTCAACCGAACACACAAGGCAAACAGCCACCAGCCAGACACGGCCACATTATCGTATCAGTTGGTTCAAAGATCTACATTCATGGAGGCATGGCTGGAGACAAATTCCACAGTGATATGTACTCTCTCGACACAG GGAGCATGAAGTGGGAGACAGTACGGGCCAAAGGAGACATGCCACCAGGGGTAGCAGCCCACTCAGCTGTGGTGCTTGGCAAGAACATCTACATCTTTGGAGGGATGACTGCGGATGGAGCCAGCAACTCAATGTACAGATTCAACACTG ACAAAAGTAGATGGATCCTAATGAAATTTGAAGGAGATATGCCACCCAACCGCCTGGACCACTCCATGTGTTTACTGCCATGGAAGCTGTGTGACGAGGGGCAAGCCAACAGCCCAGCTGCCTCAGAGACAATACATCTGGCCTTTGTATTTGGAGGGATGGACACCCAGGGTGTCATACATAATGACTGTATTGTGACTGTGGTGACATGA
- the rabepk gene encoding rab9 effector protein with kelch motifs isoform X2, which translates to MAAIDMEFLPVLDPLDTPKEGIWYSLVPRGSAPGVTVGHTCTFTPSVGGKGRILIVGGANPSGSFSDSHIINLDNHEWDIPEWEGLEARYEHCSFVPESCPQSLWVFGGAQQSGNRGCIQNIQLTDSGSHWKDVSVNGKSPCPRTYHTNSACLGDRLYVFSGGEAGAAPVSDQKLHVFDTGSSTWSQPNTQGKQPPARHGHIIVSVGSKIYIHGGMAGDKFHSDMYSLDTGSMKWETVRAKGDMPPGVAAHSAVVLGKNIYIFGGMTADGASNSMYRFNTDKSRWILMKFEGDMPPNRLDHSMCLLPWKLCDEGQANSPAASETIHLAFVFGGMDTQGVIHNDCIVTVVT; encoded by the exons ATGGCAGCCATAG ATATGGAGTTTCTCCCAGTACTTGACCCACTAGATACACCCAAAGAAGGAATATG GTATTCTTTGGTACCGAGGGGAAGTGCTCCGGGTGTAACTGTGGGTCACACCTGCACGTTTACTCCATCAgtaggaggaaaaggaagaatcCTCATCGTTGGAGGAGCCAACCCCAGTGGCAGTTTCTCTGATTCCCATATCATAAAtctag ATAATCATGAATGGGACATTCCAGAGTGGGAGGGTTTGGAGGCACGATATGAACACTGCAGCTTTGTGCCAGAGAGCTGCCCACAAAGCCTGTGGGTGTTTGGGGGCGCACAGCAGAGCGGCAATCGCGGATGTATCCAGAATATACAGCTAACAG ACAGTGGGTCTCACTGGAAGGATGTATCGGTAAACGGGAAGTCCCCCTGTCCCAGGACATACCACACCAACTCAGCCTGCCTTGGTGACAGACTGTATGTCTTTTCTGGTGGTGAAGCGGGAGCTGCACCTGTGTCAGACCAAAAACTTCATGTCTTCGATACAG GGTCTTCCACTTGGTCTCAACCGAACACACAAGGCAAACAGCCACCAGCCAGACACGGCCACATTATCGTATCAGTTGGTTCAAAGATCTACATTCATGGAGGCATGGCTGGAGACAAATTCCACAGTGATATGTACTCTCTCGACACAG GGAGCATGAAGTGGGAGACAGTACGGGCCAAAGGAGACATGCCACCAGGGGTAGCAGCCCACTCAGCTGTGGTGCTTGGCAAGAACATCTACATCTTTGGAGGGATGACTGCGGATGGAGCCAGCAACTCAATGTACAGATTCAACACTG ACAAAAGTAGATGGATCCTAATGAAATTTGAAGGAGATATGCCACCCAACCGCCTGGACCACTCCATGTGTTTACTGCCATGGAAGCTGTGTGACGAGGGGCAAGCCAACAGCCCAGCTGCCTCAGAGACAATACATCTGGCCTTTGTATTTGGAGGGATGGACACCCAGGGTGTCATACATAATGACTGTATTGTGACTGTGGTGACATGA
- the rabepk gene encoding rab9 effector protein with kelch motifs isoform X4 codes for MTWIISLSSFNPEKQLHFTYEPLWIPSSYRDFYNHNMEFLPVLDPLDTPKEGIWYSLVPRGSAPGVTVGHTCTFTPSVGGKGRILIVGGANPSGSFSDSHIINLDNHEWDIPEWEGLEARYEHCSFVPESCPQSLWVFGGAQQSGNRGCIQNIQLTDSGSHWKDVSVNGKSPCPRTYHTNSACLGDRLYVFSGGEAGAAPVSDQKLHVFDTGSSTWSQPNTQGKQPPARHGHIIVSVGSKIYIHGGMAGDKFHSDMYSLDTGSMKWETVRAKGDMPPGVAAHSAVVLGKNIYIFGGMTADGASNSIQK; via the exons ATGACATGGATAATTAGTCTCTCCTCTTTCAACCCGGAAAAGCAG CTACATTTTACGTACGAACCTTTGTGGATACCGTCTTCTTATAGAGACTTTTACAATCATA ATATGGAGTTTCTCCCAGTACTTGACCCACTAGATACACCCAAAGAAGGAATATG GTATTCTTTGGTACCGAGGGGAAGTGCTCCGGGTGTAACTGTGGGTCACACCTGCACGTTTACTCCATCAgtaggaggaaaaggaagaatcCTCATCGTTGGAGGAGCCAACCCCAGTGGCAGTTTCTCTGATTCCCATATCATAAAtctag ATAATCATGAATGGGACATTCCAGAGTGGGAGGGTTTGGAGGCACGATATGAACACTGCAGCTTTGTGCCAGAGAGCTGCCCACAAAGCCTGTGGGTGTTTGGGGGCGCACAGCAGAGCGGCAATCGCGGATGTATCCAGAATATACAGCTAACAG ACAGTGGGTCTCACTGGAAGGATGTATCGGTAAACGGGAAGTCCCCCTGTCCCAGGACATACCACACCAACTCAGCCTGCCTTGGTGACAGACTGTATGTCTTTTCTGGTGGTGAAGCGGGAGCTGCACCTGTGTCAGACCAAAAACTTCATGTCTTCGATACAG GGTCTTCCACTTGGTCTCAACCGAACACACAAGGCAAACAGCCACCAGCCAGACACGGCCACATTATCGTATCAGTTGGTTCAAAGATCTACATTCATGGAGGCATGGCTGGAGACAAATTCCACAGTGATATGTACTCTCTCGACACAG GGAGCATGAAGTGGGAGACAGTACGGGCCAAAGGAGACATGCCACCAGGGGTAGCAGCCCACTCAGCTGTGGTGCTTGGCAAGAACATCTACATCTTTGGAGGGATGACTGCGGATGGAGCCAGCAACTCAAT ACAAAAGTAG